A genomic region of Zalophus californianus isolate mZalCal1 chromosome 1, mZalCal1.pri.v2, whole genome shotgun sequence contains the following coding sequences:
- the RNF123 gene encoding E3 ubiquitin-protein ligase RNF123 isoform X1: MASKGSSMSFSRKSYRLTSDAEKSRVTGIVHEKLLNDYLHRIFSSPEHVPTAATSRKPLNFQNLPEHLDQLLHVEDEDEESQGQVEGRLGPSTVVLDHTGGFEGLLLVDDDLLGVIGHSNFGTIRSTTCVYKGKWVYEVLISSQGLMQIGWCTINCRFNQEEGVGDTHNSYAYDGNRVRKWNVTTTNYGKAWAAGDIVSCLIDLDDGTLSFCLNGVSLGTAFENLSRGLGMAYFPAISLSFKESVAFNFGSRPLRYPVAGYRPLQDPPHADLVRAQKLLGCFRAVLSVELDPVEGRLVEKDSSEWQLQGQPTVLLTLAHIFHRFAPLLRKVYLVEAVLMSFLRGVVEAGTPAQAQSVVRQVLDLLWLFMEDYEVQDCLKQLMMSLLRLYRFSPIVPDLGLQIHYLQLTIAILRHEKSRKFLLSNVLFDVLRSVVFFYIKSPLRVEEAGLQELIPTTWWPHRSGREGKDSKDVKDETAEERVRRRAYERGCQRLKKRIEVVEELQVQILKLLLNNKDDNGGEASRYIFLTKFRKFLQENASGRGNMPMLCPPEYMVCFLHRLISALRYYWDEYKASNPRAAFSEEAYIPPQVFYNGKVDYFDLQRLGGLLSHLRKTLKDDLASKANILIDPLELQAATMDDLDEDEEPAPAAAQRPTQALAMGGVLPLPRPSWLSSPTLGRANRFLSTAAVSLMTPRRPLSTSEKVKVRTLSAEQRTREDIEGSHWNEGLLLGRPPEEPEQPLTENSLLEVLDGAIMMYNLSVHQQLGKMVGVSDDVNEYAMALRDTEDKLRRCPKRRNDILAELTKSQKVFSEKLDHLSRRLAWVHATVYSQEKMLDIYWLLRVCLRTVEHGDRTGSLFAFMPEFYLSVAINSYSALKNYFGPVHSMEELPGYEETLTRLAAILAKHFADTRIVGTDIRDSLMQALASYVCYPHSLRAVERIPEEQRVAMVRNLLAPYEQRPWAQTNWILVRLWRGCGFGYRYTRLPHLLKTKPEDANLPSLQKPCPSTLLQQHMAELLREGPDVAPSFLNSVLNQLNWAFSEFIGMIQEIQQAAERLERNFVDSRQLKVCATCFDLSVSLLRVLEMTITLVPEIFLDWARPTSEMLLRRLAQLLNQVLNRVTAERNLFDRVVTLRLPGLESVDHYPILVAVTGILVRLLVHGPASGTERATSVLLADPCFQLRSICYLLGQPEPPAPGTALPTPDRKRFSLQSYTDYISMEELAQVEQMLAHLTSASAQAAAASLPTSEEDLCPICYAHPISAVFQPCGHKSCKACINQHLMNNKDCFFCKATIVSVEDWEKAANASTTTSSAA; this comes from the exons ATGGCGTCCAAGGGGTCCAGCATGTCTTTCTCCCGCAAGAGCTATAGGCTGACATCAGATGCTGAGAAGTCCAGGGTCACAG GCATCGTGCACGAGAAACTACTGAATGACTACCTGCACCGCATCTTTTCCTCTCCTGAGCATGTGCCCACTGCAGCCACCAGCAG gaAACCCCTGAACTTCCAGAACCTGCCAGAGCATCTGGACCAGCTGTTACATGTGGAAGATGAGGATGAGGAGAGCCAGG GACAGGTTGAAGGCCGGCTTGGCCCATCCACTGTGGTCCTGGACCACACAGGTGGCTTTGAGGGGCTTCTTCTGGTGGACGATGACCTCCTGGGG GTGATCGGACACAGCAACTTTGGTACTATCCGCTCTACCACGTGCGTGTACAAAG GGAAATGGGTCTACGAGGTGCTCATCTCCTCTCAGGGGCTCATGCAGATTGGCTGGTGCACTATCAACTGCCGCTTCAATCAGGAG GAGGGGGTTGGAGATACACACAACTCCTATGCCTATGATGGCAACCGGGTGCGCAAGTGGAATGTGACCACGACGAATTATGGCAAG GCATGGGCAGCGGGGGACATTGTGAGCTGCCTCATCGACCTGGATGATGGCACCCTGTCCTTCTGCCT GAATGGCGTGTCACTGGGCACCGCTTTTGAGAACTTGTCCAGGGGCCTGGGCATGGCCTACTTCCCAGCGATCAGCCTCTCCTTCAAGGAGTCCGTGGCCTTCAACTTTGGCAGCCGTCCCTTGCG CTACCCAGTGGCAGGCTACCGGCCCCTGCAGGACCCGCCACACGCTGACCTGGTGCGGGCACAGAAGTTGCTGGGCTGCTTCCGGGCAGTGCTCAGCGTGGAGCTGGACCCTGTG GAAGGCCGGCTGGTGGAGAAGGACAGCTCTGAGTGGCAGCTGCAAGGCCAGCCCACCGTCCTCCTCACGCTGGCCCACATTTTCCATCGCTTCGCGCCGCTCCTG CGCAAGGTATACCTGGTAGAGGCTGTGCTCATGAGCTTCCTGCGCGGCGTCGTGGAGGCGGGCACCCCCGCACAGGCTCAGTCCGTGGTGCGTCAGGTCCTCGATCTCCTGTGGCTCTTCATGGAG GACTACGAGGTACAGGACTGCCTCAAGCAGCTGATGATGTCCCTGCTGCGGCTTTACCGCTTCTCACCCATCGTCCCGGACCTGGGCCTACAG ATCCACTACCTGCAGCTCACCATCGCCATCCTGAGGCATGAGAAGTCCCGCAAGTTTCTGCTCAGCAATGTCCT CTTCGACGTGCTCCGGTCCGTTGTCTTCTTTTACATCAAGAGCCCCTTGCGAGTGGAGGAGGCTGGCCTGCAGGAGCTCATCCCCACCACTTGGTGGCCCCACCGCTCCGGCAGGGAG ggcaAAGACAGTAAGGACGTGAAGGATGAGACGGCTGAGGAGCGCGTGCGGAGGCGTGCCTACGAACGGGGCTGCCAAAGGCTCAAGAAGCGCATCGAAG tgGTGGAAGAACTACAGGTCCAGATCCTGAAGCTGCTGCTGAACAATAAAGATGATAACGGG GGTGAAGCTTCTAGGTACATCTTCCTGACCAAGTTCCGAAAGTTTCTACAGGAGAATGCCAGTGGCCGGGGG AACATGCCCATGCTCTGCCCCCCTGAGTACATGGTCTGCTTCTTGCACCGGTTGATCTCTGCCCTGCGCTACTATTGGGATGAATACAAGGCCTCAAACCCTCGTGCCGCCTTCAGTGAGG AGGCCTACATCCCGCCCCAGGTGTTCTATAATGGTAAGGTAGACTACTTCGACCTTCAGCGCCTGGGAGGCCTCCTCTCACACCTTCGGAAGACCCTCAAAG ATGACCTTGCCTCCAAGGCCAACATCTTGATCGACCCGCTGGAGCTCCAGGCGGCCACCATGGATGACCTGGACGAGGACGAGGAGCCGGCCCCGGCTGCGGCGCAG CGCCCCACGCAGGCTCTGGCCATGGGGGGCGTGCTGCCCCTGCCCcggcccagctggctcagttctCCAACCCTGGGCCGAGCTAACCGCTTCCTCAGCACAGCGGCTGTGAGCCTGATGACCCCACGGCGGCCTCTGAGCACCTCGGAGAAAGTGAAGGTCCGCACACTGAGCGCCGAACAGAGGACTCGTGAGGACA TTGAGGGCAGCCACTGGAACGAGGGCCTGCTACTGGGGCGGCCCCCTGAGGAGCCGGAGCAGCCCCTCACCGAGAACTCCCTGCTGGAAGTCCTGGATGGCGCCATCATGATGTACAATCTCAGCGTTCACCAGCAGCTGGGCAAG ATGGTGGGTGTGTCTGATGATGTCAACGAGTATGCGATGGCTCTGAGGGACACAGAGGACAAGCTCCGCCGGTGCCCCAAGCGG AGGAACGACATCCTGGCTGAGTTGACCAAGAGTCAGAAGGTTTTCTCCGAAAAGCTGGACCACCTGAGTCGCCGTCTTGCCTGGGTTCACGCCACTGTCTACTCCCAG GAGAAGATGCTCGACATCTACTGGCTGCTGCGCGTCTGCCTGCGGACTGTGGAGCATGGCGATCGCACGGGATCTCTCTTCGCCTTCATGCCTGAGTTCTACTTGAGCGTGGCCATCAACAGCTACAGCGCCCTCAAGAATTACTTCGGTCCCGTGCACAGCATGGAGGAGCTCCCAG GCTACGAAGAGACCCTGACCCGCCTGGCCGCCATCCTTGCCAAACACTTTGCTGACACACGCATCGTGGGCACTG ACATCCGTGACTCGCTGATGCAGGCCCTGGCCAGCTACGTGTGCTACCCACACTCCCTGCGGGCTGTGGAGCGGATCCCCGAGGAGCA GCGTGTCGCCATGGTGAGGAACCTCCTGGCTCCCTATGAGCAGCGGCCCTGGGCCCAGACCAACTGGATCCTGGTGCGGCTGTGGAGG GGCTGTGGGTTCGGGTACCGCTACACACGGCTGCCGCACCTGCTGAAAACCAAACCCGAGGATGCCAACTTGCCCAGTCTCCAGA AGCCTTGCCCTTCCACCCTGCTTCAGCAGCACATGGCGGAGCTGCTGCGGGAGGGGCCCGACGTGGCGCCCAGCTTCCTCAACAGTGTCCTCAACCAGCTCAACTGGGCCTTCTCGGAGTTCATTGGCATGATCCAGGAG ATCCAACAGGCTGCCGAGCGCCTAGAGCGGAACTTTGTGGACAGCCGGCAGCTCAAGGTGTGCGCCACCTGCTTTGACCTCTCAGTCAGCTTGCTGCGGGTCTTGGAGATGACCATCACGCTGGTGCCCGAGATATTCCTTGACTGGGCCCGGCCTACCTCCGAGATGCTGCTGCGGCGTCTCGCGCAG CTGCTCAACCAGGTGCTGAACCGGGTGACGGCTGAGAGAAACCTGTTTGACCGTGTGGTCACCCTGCGGCTGCCTG gcctGGAAAGCGTGGACCACTACCCCATTCTGGTGGCTGTGACGGGCATCCTGGTGCGGCTCCTGGTGCATGGCCCGGCCTCGGG GACAGAGAGAGCCACGTCAGTGCTCCTTGCTGATCCCTGCTTCCAGCTCCGCTCTATATGTTATCTCCTGGGGCAGCCagagccccctgcccctggcactGCCCTGCCTACCCCTGACCGGAAGCGCTTCTCCCTGCAGAGCT ACACAGATTACATCAGCATGGAGGAGCTGGCCCAGGTGGAACAGATGCTGGCACACCTGACCTCTGCATCTGCCCAGGCAGCTGCTGCCTCCCTG CCCACTAGCGAGGAGGACCTCTGCCCCATCTGCTATGCTCACCCCATTTCCGCTGTGTTCCAGCCCTGTGGCCATAAGTCCTGCAA AGCCTGTATCAACCAGCACCTGATGAACAACAAGGATTGCTTCTTCTGCAAAGCCACCATCGTGTCTGTAGAGGACTGGGAGAAGGCGGCCAATGCAAGTACCACCACTTCCTCGGCCGCCTAG
- the RNF123 gene encoding E3 ubiquitin-protein ligase RNF123 isoform X3, giving the protein MASKGSSMSFSRKSYRLTSDAEKSRVTGIVHEKLLNDYLHRIFSSPEHVPTAATSRKPLNFQNLPEHLDQLLHVEDEDEESQGQVEGRLGPSTVVLDHTGGFEGLLLVDDDLLGVIGHSNFGTIRSTTCVYKGKWVYEVLISSQGLMQIGWCTINCRFNQEEGVGDTHNSYAYDGNRVRKWNVTTTNYGKAWAAGDIVSCLIDLDDGTLSFCLNGVSLGTAFENLSRGLGMAYFPAISLSFKESVAFNFGSRPLRYPVAGYRPLQDPPHADLVRAQKLLGCFRAVLSVELDPVEGRLVEKDSSEWQLQGQPTVLLTLAHIFHRFAPLLRKVYLVEAVLMSFLRGVVEAGTPAQAQSVVRQVLDLLWLFMEDYEVQDCLKQLMMSLLRLYRFSPIVPDLGLQIHYLQLTIAILRHEKSRKFLLSNVLFDVLRSVVFFYIKSPLRVEEAGLQELIPTTWWPHRSGREGKDSKDVKDETAEERVRRRAYERGCQRLKKRIEVVEELQVQILKLLLNNKDDNGGEASRYIFLTKFRKFLQENASGRGNMPMLCPPEYMVCFLHRLISALRYYWDEYKASNPRAAFSEEAYIPPQVFYNGKVDYFDLQRLGGLLSHLRKTLKDDLASKANILIDPLELQAATMDDLDEDEEPAPAAAQVPRTAAVSLMTPRRPLSTSEKVKVRTLSAEQRTREDIEGSHWNEGLLLGRPPEEPEQPLTENSLLEVLDGAIMMYNLSVHQQLGKMVGVSDDVNEYAMALRDTEDKLRRCPKRRNDILAELTKSQKVFSEKLDHLSRRLAWVHATVYSQEKMLDIYWLLRVCLRTVEHGDRTGSLFAFMPEFYLSVAINSYSALKNYFGPVHSMEELPGYEETLTRLAAILAKHFADTRIVGTDIRDSLMQALASYVCYPHSLRAVERIPEEQRVAMVRNLLAPYEQRPWAQTNWILVRLWRGCGFGYRYTRLPHLLKTKPEDANLPSLQKPCPSTLLQQHMAELLREGPDVAPSFLNSVLNQLNWAFSEFIGMIQEIQQAAERLERNFVDSRQLKVCATCFDLSVSLLRVLEMTITLVPEIFLDWARPTSEMLLRRLAQLLNQVLNRVTAERNLFDRVVTLRLPGLESVDHYPILVAVTGILVRLLVHGPASGTERATSVLLADPCFQLRSICYLLGQPEPPAPGTALPTPDRKRFSLQSYTDYISMEELAQVEQMLAHLTSASAQAAAASLPTSEEDLCPICYAHPISAVFQPCGHKSCKACINQHLMNNKDCFFCKATIVSVEDWEKAANASTTTSSAA; this is encoded by the exons ATGGCGTCCAAGGGGTCCAGCATGTCTTTCTCCCGCAAGAGCTATAGGCTGACATCAGATGCTGAGAAGTCCAGGGTCACAG GCATCGTGCACGAGAAACTACTGAATGACTACCTGCACCGCATCTTTTCCTCTCCTGAGCATGTGCCCACTGCAGCCACCAGCAG gaAACCCCTGAACTTCCAGAACCTGCCAGAGCATCTGGACCAGCTGTTACATGTGGAAGATGAGGATGAGGAGAGCCAGG GACAGGTTGAAGGCCGGCTTGGCCCATCCACTGTGGTCCTGGACCACACAGGTGGCTTTGAGGGGCTTCTTCTGGTGGACGATGACCTCCTGGGG GTGATCGGACACAGCAACTTTGGTACTATCCGCTCTACCACGTGCGTGTACAAAG GGAAATGGGTCTACGAGGTGCTCATCTCCTCTCAGGGGCTCATGCAGATTGGCTGGTGCACTATCAACTGCCGCTTCAATCAGGAG GAGGGGGTTGGAGATACACACAACTCCTATGCCTATGATGGCAACCGGGTGCGCAAGTGGAATGTGACCACGACGAATTATGGCAAG GCATGGGCAGCGGGGGACATTGTGAGCTGCCTCATCGACCTGGATGATGGCACCCTGTCCTTCTGCCT GAATGGCGTGTCACTGGGCACCGCTTTTGAGAACTTGTCCAGGGGCCTGGGCATGGCCTACTTCCCAGCGATCAGCCTCTCCTTCAAGGAGTCCGTGGCCTTCAACTTTGGCAGCCGTCCCTTGCG CTACCCAGTGGCAGGCTACCGGCCCCTGCAGGACCCGCCACACGCTGACCTGGTGCGGGCACAGAAGTTGCTGGGCTGCTTCCGGGCAGTGCTCAGCGTGGAGCTGGACCCTGTG GAAGGCCGGCTGGTGGAGAAGGACAGCTCTGAGTGGCAGCTGCAAGGCCAGCCCACCGTCCTCCTCACGCTGGCCCACATTTTCCATCGCTTCGCGCCGCTCCTG CGCAAGGTATACCTGGTAGAGGCTGTGCTCATGAGCTTCCTGCGCGGCGTCGTGGAGGCGGGCACCCCCGCACAGGCTCAGTCCGTGGTGCGTCAGGTCCTCGATCTCCTGTGGCTCTTCATGGAG GACTACGAGGTACAGGACTGCCTCAAGCAGCTGATGATGTCCCTGCTGCGGCTTTACCGCTTCTCACCCATCGTCCCGGACCTGGGCCTACAG ATCCACTACCTGCAGCTCACCATCGCCATCCTGAGGCATGAGAAGTCCCGCAAGTTTCTGCTCAGCAATGTCCT CTTCGACGTGCTCCGGTCCGTTGTCTTCTTTTACATCAAGAGCCCCTTGCGAGTGGAGGAGGCTGGCCTGCAGGAGCTCATCCCCACCACTTGGTGGCCCCACCGCTCCGGCAGGGAG ggcaAAGACAGTAAGGACGTGAAGGATGAGACGGCTGAGGAGCGCGTGCGGAGGCGTGCCTACGAACGGGGCTGCCAAAGGCTCAAGAAGCGCATCGAAG tgGTGGAAGAACTACAGGTCCAGATCCTGAAGCTGCTGCTGAACAATAAAGATGATAACGGG GGTGAAGCTTCTAGGTACATCTTCCTGACCAAGTTCCGAAAGTTTCTACAGGAGAATGCCAGTGGCCGGGGG AACATGCCCATGCTCTGCCCCCCTGAGTACATGGTCTGCTTCTTGCACCGGTTGATCTCTGCCCTGCGCTACTATTGGGATGAATACAAGGCCTCAAACCCTCGTGCCGCCTTCAGTGAGG AGGCCTACATCCCGCCCCAGGTGTTCTATAATGGTAAGGTAGACTACTTCGACCTTCAGCGCCTGGGAGGCCTCCTCTCACACCTTCGGAAGACCCTCAAAG ATGACCTTGCCTCCAAGGCCAACATCTTGATCGACCCGCTGGAGCTCCAGGCGGCCACCATGGATGACCTGGACGAGGACGAGGAGCCGGCCCCGGCTGCGGCGCAGGTGCCGCG CACAGCGGCTGTGAGCCTGATGACCCCACGGCGGCCTCTGAGCACCTCGGAGAAAGTGAAGGTCCGCACACTGAGCGCCGAACAGAGGACTCGTGAGGACA TTGAGGGCAGCCACTGGAACGAGGGCCTGCTACTGGGGCGGCCCCCTGAGGAGCCGGAGCAGCCCCTCACCGAGAACTCCCTGCTGGAAGTCCTGGATGGCGCCATCATGATGTACAATCTCAGCGTTCACCAGCAGCTGGGCAAG ATGGTGGGTGTGTCTGATGATGTCAACGAGTATGCGATGGCTCTGAGGGACACAGAGGACAAGCTCCGCCGGTGCCCCAAGCGG AGGAACGACATCCTGGCTGAGTTGACCAAGAGTCAGAAGGTTTTCTCCGAAAAGCTGGACCACCTGAGTCGCCGTCTTGCCTGGGTTCACGCCACTGTCTACTCCCAG GAGAAGATGCTCGACATCTACTGGCTGCTGCGCGTCTGCCTGCGGACTGTGGAGCATGGCGATCGCACGGGATCTCTCTTCGCCTTCATGCCTGAGTTCTACTTGAGCGTGGCCATCAACAGCTACAGCGCCCTCAAGAATTACTTCGGTCCCGTGCACAGCATGGAGGAGCTCCCAG GCTACGAAGAGACCCTGACCCGCCTGGCCGCCATCCTTGCCAAACACTTTGCTGACACACGCATCGTGGGCACTG ACATCCGTGACTCGCTGATGCAGGCCCTGGCCAGCTACGTGTGCTACCCACACTCCCTGCGGGCTGTGGAGCGGATCCCCGAGGAGCA GCGTGTCGCCATGGTGAGGAACCTCCTGGCTCCCTATGAGCAGCGGCCCTGGGCCCAGACCAACTGGATCCTGGTGCGGCTGTGGAGG GGCTGTGGGTTCGGGTACCGCTACACACGGCTGCCGCACCTGCTGAAAACCAAACCCGAGGATGCCAACTTGCCCAGTCTCCAGA AGCCTTGCCCTTCCACCCTGCTTCAGCAGCACATGGCGGAGCTGCTGCGGGAGGGGCCCGACGTGGCGCCCAGCTTCCTCAACAGTGTCCTCAACCAGCTCAACTGGGCCTTCTCGGAGTTCATTGGCATGATCCAGGAG ATCCAACAGGCTGCCGAGCGCCTAGAGCGGAACTTTGTGGACAGCCGGCAGCTCAAGGTGTGCGCCACCTGCTTTGACCTCTCAGTCAGCTTGCTGCGGGTCTTGGAGATGACCATCACGCTGGTGCCCGAGATATTCCTTGACTGGGCCCGGCCTACCTCCGAGATGCTGCTGCGGCGTCTCGCGCAG CTGCTCAACCAGGTGCTGAACCGGGTGACGGCTGAGAGAAACCTGTTTGACCGTGTGGTCACCCTGCGGCTGCCTG gcctGGAAAGCGTGGACCACTACCCCATTCTGGTGGCTGTGACGGGCATCCTGGTGCGGCTCCTGGTGCATGGCCCGGCCTCGGG GACAGAGAGAGCCACGTCAGTGCTCCTTGCTGATCCCTGCTTCCAGCTCCGCTCTATATGTTATCTCCTGGGGCAGCCagagccccctgcccctggcactGCCCTGCCTACCCCTGACCGGAAGCGCTTCTCCCTGCAGAGCT ACACAGATTACATCAGCATGGAGGAGCTGGCCCAGGTGGAACAGATGCTGGCACACCTGACCTCTGCATCTGCCCAGGCAGCTGCTGCCTCCCTG CCCACTAGCGAGGAGGACCTCTGCCCCATCTGCTATGCTCACCCCATTTCCGCTGTGTTCCAGCCCTGTGGCCATAAGTCCTGCAA AGCCTGTATCAACCAGCACCTGATGAACAACAAGGATTGCTTCTTCTGCAAAGCCACCATCGTGTCTGTAGAGGACTGGGAGAAGGCGGCCAATGCAAGTACCACCACTTCCTCGGCCGCCTAG